The following nucleotide sequence is from Aneurinibacillus soli.
ACCCGTGCTCTGTCTCCGCGAGTTGCGATTGTTCTTGCAGCAGCAATGAACTTTCTTGGAGCACTTACATTTACCGGAGTCGCCAAAACGGTCAGTAAGGATATCGTTGACCCGTTCACCCTGCAAAACGGGTCTCTTGTTGTGCTTGCCGCCTTGCTATCGGCCATCACCTGGAACCTTGTTACCTGGTATTATGGCATCCCAAGCAGTTCGTCACACGCCCTGATCGGCTCGATTGCAGGGGCAGCCATTGCGTCTGCAGGCATTCATGCTCTCAATTACCAAGGCTTTATTAAAATTATCGAAGCTCTTTTGATTTCTCCTTTTGTAGCGCTCGCAATCGGTTTTTTAATGATGACACTTTTTGCGGCGATATTTAAAAACTTTAGTCTCGGCAAAACGAATCGCGGGTTTCGTTACTTTCAGGTTTTCACAGCGGCGTTGCAATCCTATTCGCATGGTACGAATGATGCACAAAAAGCAATGGGGATTATCACACTCGCTTTGATCTCTGGGGGATTTCAGACAACAACAGATATACCAATGTGGGTACGAGTCGGAGCCGCACTGGCAATGGGAATCGGTACATCGGTCGGCGGATGGAAAATCATTAAAACCGTAGGCGGGAAAATCATGAAGCTGCAGCCTGTGAACGGCGCGGCGGCAGATCTGTCATCTTCCCTATTAATTTTTACATTTAC
It contains:
- a CDS encoding inorganic phosphate transporter, whose protein sequence is MDTTLLLIICIVLLALAFDFINGFHDTANAIATSVSTRALSPRVAIVLAAAMNFLGALTFTGVAKTVSKDIVDPFTLQNGSLVVLAALLSAITWNLVTWYYGIPSSSSHALIGSIAGAAIASAGIHALNYQGFIKIIEALLISPFVALAIGFLMMTLFAAIFKNFSLGKTNRGFRYFQVFTAALQSYSHGTNDAQKAMGIITLALISGGFQTTTDIPMWVRVGAALAMGIGTSVGGWKIIKTVGGKIMKLQPVNGAAADLSSSLLIFTFTYLHLPVSTTHVISSSIMGVGAAKRVKGVKWGVARRIVITWIITLPISALLAALIYKIADLLF